Proteins encoded within one genomic window of Esox lucius isolate fEsoLuc1 chromosome 12, fEsoLuc1.pri, whole genome shotgun sequence:
- the LOC105013998 gene encoding transcription factor-like 5 protein isoform X3: MIVSQNDLVPNDQGQILGTEFNLMEMTEVEYTHLQHIIQSHIETQAGGTEDSGDARFNNTIFTVCSPAPQQAATTCEAEFQTKSPKDTPADATSTDEQQLTLGDSNQGQVDFQEFKMVLVSEGNVMSGERTPTTCGEVPSSVLAKVRKAVDMTREHGLETYDTSSAQLQARPNPPARVRLEKRFNCTPFDIPRQQDAQSAALSNFLTMLHHSNEAQESGTHTQPQKCLRSDRGNPGFGNLPHTLEPSKHQALVIPKNFTFSYRQEKMTDKVPCCLNPAEETVWVKVEDEAVMRPAYPAKRGRTRGVKAVPRGLPDAAAGRTARGAVARKRGVASVESSLRRERHNSKERDRRRRIRFCCDELNVLAPFCNQETDKATTLQWTTAFLKYIREVYGDSIKQDFQSTFCGKTGQRIKPSSASSHVMVLPDTAESLSTPQASEQ, from the exons ATGATCGTGAGCCAAAATGATTTGGTTCCAAACGACCAAGGTCAGATTTTGGGCACAGAATTCAACCTTATGGAGATGACAGAAGTGGAGTATACCCATCTTCAGCACATCATCCAGTCACACATTGAGACACAGGCGGGTGGAACAGAGGATTCTGGAGATGCGCGGTTCAACAATACCATATTCACAGTCTGCAGCCCTGCTCCCCAACAAGCAGCCACAACCTGTGAGGCCGAATTTCAAACTAAGTCACCCAAGGACACCCCAGCTGATGCCACATCAACTGACGAGCAGCAGCTCACACTTGGAGACTCGAACCAAGGACAGGTTGACTTCCAGGAATTTAAAATGGTACTTGTCAGTGAAGGGAATGTTATGTCTGGAGAAAGGACCCCCACCACTTGTGGTGAAGTCCCCAGTTCTGTGTTGGCTAAAGTCAGAAAGGCAGTGGATATGACCAGGGAGCACGGCTTGGAAACATATGACACCAGTTCTGCCCAGCTGCAGGCCCGGCCCAACCCACCTGCTCGAGTTCGTTTGGAGAAGAGATTCAACTGCACCCCCTTTGACATCCCCAGACAACAGGATGCACAATCAGCAGCTCTCAGCAA TTTTTTGACAATGCTTCATCACTCCAATGAGGCGCAAGAATCAGgaacacatacacaaccacagaaGTGTCTGAGGTCGGATCGGGGCAACCCA GGGTTTGGAAATCTCCCTCATACCCTTGAACCCAGTAAGCATCAAGCGTTGGTCATTCCGAAAAACTTCACATTCAGCTACCGGCAAGAAAAGATGACTGACAAAGTGCCATGCTGCCTCAATCCAGCAGAGGAGACAGTTTGGGTAAAAGTGGAAG ATGAAGCTGTGATGAGGCCAGCATACCCTGCCAAACGGGGCAGGACCCGTGGTGTCAAGGCCGTCCCCAGAGGTCTCCCTGACGCAGCGGCAGGAAGAACAGCTCGAGGAGCGGTCGCCAGGAAGAGAGGAGTGGCGTCTGTGGAAAGCAGCCTGCGCCGAGAGAGGCACAACAGCAAGGAGCGGGACCGCAG GAGGAGGATTCGCTTCTGCTGTGATGAGCTGAATGTCCTGGCACCGTTCTGCAACCAGGAGACAGACAAAGCAACCACCCTGCAATGGACCACAGCCTTCCTCAAGTACATCAGAGAGGTGTATGGGGACTCCATAAAACAG GATTTCCAGAGCACATTCTGTGGTAAGACTGGTCAGCGGATCAAGCCTAGCAGTGCCTCAAGCCATGTCATGGTTCTCCCGGACACAGCAGAGTCATTAAGCACCCCACAAGCATCAGAGCAGTGA
- the LOC105013998 gene encoding transcription factor-like 5 protein isoform X1: MDRSERERMSMSLACKTIHMSPAAGLYNPATVEMIVSQNDLVPNDQGQILGTEFNLMEMTEVEYTHLQHIIQSHIETQAGGTEDSGDARFNNTIFTVCSPAPQQAATTCEAEFQTKSPKDTPADATSTDEQQLTLGDSNQGQVDFQEFKMVLVSEGNVMSGERTPTTCGEVPSSVLAKVRKAVDMTREHGLETYDTSSAQLQARPNPPARVRLEKRFNCTPFDIPRQQDAQSAALSNFLTMLHHSNEAQESGTHTQPQKCLRSDRGNPGFGNLPHTLEPSKHQALVIPKNFTFSYRQEKMTDKVPCCLNPAEETVWVKVEDEAVMRPAYPAKRGRTRGVKAVPRGLPDAAAGRTARGAVARKRGVASVESSLRRERHNSKERDRRRRIRFCCDELNVLAPFCNQETDKATTLQWTTAFLKYIREVYGDSIKQDFQSTFCGKTGQRIKPSSASSHVMVLPDTAESLSTPQASEQ, encoded by the exons ATGGATCGATCAGAGCGGGAAAG GATGTCAATGTCTTTGGCTTGTAAAACCATTCATATGTCACCTGCAGCGGGTCTGTACAACCCTGCCACTGTCGAAATGATCGTGAGCCAAAATGATTTGGTTCCAAACGACCAAGGTCAGATTTTGGGCACAGAATTCAACCTTATGGAGATGACAGAAGTGGAGTATACCCATCTTCAGCACATCATCCAGTCACACATTGAGACACAGGCGGGTGGAACAGAGGATTCTGGAGATGCGCGGTTCAACAATACCATATTCACAGTCTGCAGCCCTGCTCCCCAACAAGCAGCCACAACCTGTGAGGCCGAATTTCAAACTAAGTCACCCAAGGACACCCCAGCTGATGCCACATCAACTGACGAGCAGCAGCTCACACTTGGAGACTCGAACCAAGGACAGGTTGACTTCCAGGAATTTAAAATGGTACTTGTCAGTGAAGGGAATGTTATGTCTGGAGAAAGGACCCCCACCACTTGTGGTGAAGTCCCCAGTTCTGTGTTGGCTAAAGTCAGAAAGGCAGTGGATATGACCAGGGAGCACGGCTTGGAAACATATGACACCAGTTCTGCCCAGCTGCAGGCCCGGCCCAACCCACCTGCTCGAGTTCGTTTGGAGAAGAGATTCAACTGCACCCCCTTTGACATCCCCAGACAACAGGATGCACAATCAGCAGCTCTCAGCAA TTTTTTGACAATGCTTCATCACTCCAATGAGGCGCAAGAATCAGgaacacatacacaaccacagaaGTGTCTGAGGTCGGATCGGGGCAACCCA GGGTTTGGAAATCTCCCTCATACCCTTGAACCCAGTAAGCATCAAGCGTTGGTCATTCCGAAAAACTTCACATTCAGCTACCGGCAAGAAAAGATGACTGACAAAGTGCCATGCTGCCTCAATCCAGCAGAGGAGACAGTTTGGGTAAAAGTGGAAG ATGAAGCTGTGATGAGGCCAGCATACCCTGCCAAACGGGGCAGGACCCGTGGTGTCAAGGCCGTCCCCAGAGGTCTCCCTGACGCAGCGGCAGGAAGAACAGCTCGAGGAGCGGTCGCCAGGAAGAGAGGAGTGGCGTCTGTGGAAAGCAGCCTGCGCCGAGAGAGGCACAACAGCAAGGAGCGGGACCGCAG GAGGAGGATTCGCTTCTGCTGTGATGAGCTGAATGTCCTGGCACCGTTCTGCAACCAGGAGACAGACAAAGCAACCACCCTGCAATGGACCACAGCCTTCCTCAAGTACATCAGAGAGGTGTATGGGGACTCCATAAAACAG GATTTCCAGAGCACATTCTGTGGTAAGACTGGTCAGCGGATCAAGCCTAGCAGTGCCTCAAGCCATGTCATGGTTCTCCCGGACACAGCAGAGTCATTAAGCACCCCACAAGCATCAGAGCAGTGA
- the LOC105013998 gene encoding transcription factor-like 5 protein isoform X2 — protein sequence MSMSLACKTIHMSPAAGLYNPATVEMIVSQNDLVPNDQGQILGTEFNLMEMTEVEYTHLQHIIQSHIETQAGGTEDSGDARFNNTIFTVCSPAPQQAATTCEAEFQTKSPKDTPADATSTDEQQLTLGDSNQGQVDFQEFKMVLVSEGNVMSGERTPTTCGEVPSSVLAKVRKAVDMTREHGLETYDTSSAQLQARPNPPARVRLEKRFNCTPFDIPRQQDAQSAALSNFLTMLHHSNEAQESGTHTQPQKCLRSDRGNPGFGNLPHTLEPSKHQALVIPKNFTFSYRQEKMTDKVPCCLNPAEETVWVKVEDEAVMRPAYPAKRGRTRGVKAVPRGLPDAAAGRTARGAVARKRGVASVESSLRRERHNSKERDRRRRIRFCCDELNVLAPFCNQETDKATTLQWTTAFLKYIREVYGDSIKQDFQSTFCGKTGQRIKPSSASSHVMVLPDTAESLSTPQASEQ from the exons ATGTCAATGTCTTTGGCTTGTAAAACCATTCATATGTCACCTGCAGCGGGTCTGTACAACCCTGCCACTGTCGAAATGATCGTGAGCCAAAATGATTTGGTTCCAAACGACCAAGGTCAGATTTTGGGCACAGAATTCAACCTTATGGAGATGACAGAAGTGGAGTATACCCATCTTCAGCACATCATCCAGTCACACATTGAGACACAGGCGGGTGGAACAGAGGATTCTGGAGATGCGCGGTTCAACAATACCATATTCACAGTCTGCAGCCCTGCTCCCCAACAAGCAGCCACAACCTGTGAGGCCGAATTTCAAACTAAGTCACCCAAGGACACCCCAGCTGATGCCACATCAACTGACGAGCAGCAGCTCACACTTGGAGACTCGAACCAAGGACAGGTTGACTTCCAGGAATTTAAAATGGTACTTGTCAGTGAAGGGAATGTTATGTCTGGAGAAAGGACCCCCACCACTTGTGGTGAAGTCCCCAGTTCTGTGTTGGCTAAAGTCAGAAAGGCAGTGGATATGACCAGGGAGCACGGCTTGGAAACATATGACACCAGTTCTGCCCAGCTGCAGGCCCGGCCCAACCCACCTGCTCGAGTTCGTTTGGAGAAGAGATTCAACTGCACCCCCTTTGACATCCCCAGACAACAGGATGCACAATCAGCAGCTCTCAGCAA TTTTTTGACAATGCTTCATCACTCCAATGAGGCGCAAGAATCAGgaacacatacacaaccacagaaGTGTCTGAGGTCGGATCGGGGCAACCCA GGGTTTGGAAATCTCCCTCATACCCTTGAACCCAGTAAGCATCAAGCGTTGGTCATTCCGAAAAACTTCACATTCAGCTACCGGCAAGAAAAGATGACTGACAAAGTGCCATGCTGCCTCAATCCAGCAGAGGAGACAGTTTGGGTAAAAGTGGAAG ATGAAGCTGTGATGAGGCCAGCATACCCTGCCAAACGGGGCAGGACCCGTGGTGTCAAGGCCGTCCCCAGAGGTCTCCCTGACGCAGCGGCAGGAAGAACAGCTCGAGGAGCGGTCGCCAGGAAGAGAGGAGTGGCGTCTGTGGAAAGCAGCCTGCGCCGAGAGAGGCACAACAGCAAGGAGCGGGACCGCAG GAGGAGGATTCGCTTCTGCTGTGATGAGCTGAATGTCCTGGCACCGTTCTGCAACCAGGAGACAGACAAAGCAACCACCCTGCAATGGACCACAGCCTTCCTCAAGTACATCAGAGAGGTGTATGGGGACTCCATAAAACAG GATTTCCAGAGCACATTCTGTGGTAAGACTGGTCAGCGGATCAAGCCTAGCAGTGCCTCAAGCCATGTCATGGTTCTCCCGGACACAGCAGAGTCATTAAGCACCCCACAAGCATCAGAGCAGTGA